The genome window CTAACTTATCAACCGTAGTTAAAACAACTGGCGCATTGCTCATTTTTTGATACTCTGCCATGCGAATGCTCCTTTTTTATAAGCGTATAAAAAACCTATTGCAAGCAATAAAATAAAAACAAACACTTCTACCAAGGCAAATAAAGATAAGCCGTATTTTGAAAGCTCTGCGGTTAAATCTTTAAAAATCACCGCCCAAGGAAATAAAAACACCACTTCAATGTCAAGCAAAATAAAAATCAAAGCAAAAACAAAAAATTGAGAATTGATTTTATTTGCTTGCTTAGAAGCCATAGGCCCGCATTCATAAATTCCAAGTCCGAGTTTTTTTCTATTGCAAGAGGCGAGCTTGGAGCCTATTTTAGAAGAAATATACACCAAAGTAAAAAATATAACACTTGCAATGACAAGCATTGCAAAGATGCCAAAGTATTGATGCTCTATAGTTGCGTGCGTCATAATAAACCTTTTATTCAAGCATAATTAAAATTTATTTTACTTTAACTTAGCTATATAAAAACTTATTATCAAAAAAATAAATTTTATGATATTTCAAAATGAAACAATTTTTATCTTTATTGCAAAAACACTTTTTTATGGCATATATCTTGTAAGATTTTTTCTTGATGAGAAATAAATATATAAGTAATATCATGCGTTTTTTGAAAAGCGTGCAAGTAGTTTAAAATTTTATAAGCAGTTACCACATCAAGTGCTGCTGTGATTTCATCTAAAATAAGCAATTTTGGCCTTAAAAGCAAAGCTCTAATCAAACCTAATCTTTGACTTTGACCACCACTTAGCTTAGAGGGTTTTAAATTTAAAATATCTTTTTCAAGTTCAAAAGCATCAAAAAGCTTAAAAAGCTCTTCAAAATCGGGCTTAAGTTTAAAATTTTCATATACATCAAGTAAAAGTTTTTTAGTACTTTTATAAGGATTTAAAGCTAGCTTTTGATCTTGGAAAATATATTGTATTTTTTGGCGCAATTTTCTTTGAGTATTAAAATCTAAATTTAATATATTTTCATTTTCAAACAAAACTTCTCCGGTATTTGCACATTCAAGCATACAAAGAATTTTAGCCAAAGTGCTTTTGCCACTACCACTTTCCCCACAAAGCAACAAATTCTCATTTTGTTTTAAAGAAAAACTCACATCTTTAAAAACAAAAATTTCTTCTTCTTTTAAATACCAGTGTTTTTTAAATTTATAAGATTTGCTTAAATTTTTAACTTCTAAAAACATTTTCATTCTCAAAATAATTTAACAATTCTTTAGCAAAAATACCTTTTGGATTGTTTAAAAATTCTTTCATAGGCATTTGATAAAGCAAAGTTTTATCTTCTATGATAACTACCTCATCACAAAGTTCTTTAGCTAAATTTATATCATGCGTGATGAAAATGAGATTTTTAAATTGCGCTTTTAACTCTTTTAAAATAGTGATGATTTTTTCTTCATTAGCTCTATCAAGAGAACTTGTAATCTCATCACACAATAAATACTTAGCACCGCTTAACAAAGCTAGAGCCATTTGAATGCGTCTTGCCATACCACCACTTAACTGATATATAAAAGAATGCCACAAAAGATCATGATTTTTAAGCCCTAAACATTCAAAATAATAAAAGGCTTTTTCTTTAATCTCTTTTGTGCTTAAATTAGTATGAGTTTTTAAAACTATATTAAAATAACCCCCTATATCAACAAGAGGATAAAAACTCCCATAAACATCTTGAAAAAGTAAATTTACCTTAGTTCTTAAGGCATTTAGTTCTTTTTCTTCTAAATTTAAAATATCTTTTTGATCTATCTGAAATTTTTGTGCATTGAGTTTATAGTGTTTATCAAAAAGCTTAATCATACTTTTTAAAAGCAAGCTTTTTCCTGCTCCACTTTTACCCATGATAGCTAAAGCTTTGCCATCTTCTAAATTAAGATTTACATCCTTTAGTAAGATTTTATCTTTAAAACTAAGGTTAAGATTTGAAATTTCTATCATGCTTTAATCTCTTCTTGTAAATCATTGCCCAAAGCAAGCAAAGGCAAAATAAGCATAAGTATAAAGGCTACTGGAAAAACTATCATCCACCAAAACCCTAAAAACACAGCCTTACTTGCTTCATTGAGCATATTTCCTAAACTTGGAGTCCAAAGCTCTACACCCAAACCAAAAAAACTCAAAGTGGCTTCACTTGTAATAGCATGAGCGATATTTAAAACAAAAAGCACAAAAAGCAAATTCCAACAAGCAGGCAAAAGTTCGCTAAATAAAGCTTTCATCTTGCTAGAACCTAAAATGATAGCATTTTGATAAAACTCAAGTTTTTGAAATTTATTCAGTTGGGCATCAAGCACCTTTGCCACAAAAGCAAAATGCCCCAAAGCGATGATAAAAATCATACTCCACAAAGATCCTGCCAAAAAGCTTTGAAAAAACATAATCACAAGCAAAGAAGGTAGTGCTAAAAGCATATCAATCACCCTAGCGAAAAAAGCATAGGCAAAAAATCTTGTTAAAAACACATAAACACAAGCAAAAAGCACACTAAAAAATGCCGCCATTACCCCTACAAATAAAGAAACACGCAAGGCATATAAAATACGCGTAAAAACATCCCTACCAAGTAAATCTGTGCCAAAAATATGACTTAAATTTGGGGCTATTTTAGCCTTACTTAAATCCACTAAATTAGGATCATAAGAACTTATTAAAGGTGCAAAAAGTGCTAAAATAAAACTTAGCAAAATCATCATCACGCAAAACTTACGCATTAGCAAACCTTGGATTAATCATCTTACAAATTATTTCTACGATCAAATTTACAAGCACCACTACTAAAATGCTAAAAATCACCACAGCTAGCACCACAGGATAGTCTTTAAACAATATGCTTTTAATCACCAAATTTCCCACACCCTCATAAGAAAACACACTTTCTACTATATAAGTTCCCATTAAAAAACTCACAAAAGAAGCACCAAAGTACGCAAGTATAGAACCAAAAGCATCTTTTAACACAAAGTGCAAATAAATTCTTGTTTTGCTAAGCCCTCTTGCAAAAGCACTTTCTATAAAGCTTTGATTTAAACTATCAATCAAACTTGTCCTTATAAAACGCACAAAAACAGCTAAATGCGAAAGCACTAAAGCACATACTGGTAAAAACAAATGCCACAAACGATTAAACACATCATCTTCAAAACCAATATCAGCAATAGCCGAACTTGGAAAAAGCTTAAAAAATACAGCAAAAACTAAAATAAGCATTAATGATAAAGAAAAAGCAGGCAATGCAAAAAAACTCATCGTTAAAAAAGTGATAAATTTATCTAAAAAGCTATCTTTATAAAGAACACAAAAAAGTGCTAAAACCAAAGATAATACAAAAAGTATAAAAAAAGCTAAACTCCCCAGTATGATGGTATAAGGAAGTTTTTCTTTTAAAATTTCACTAACTTTTTCTCCGCTGATTAAAGAGTAGGAAAAGTCGCCTTTTAAGGCATTAAAAAGCCAATTTTCATACTGCTCTAATAAGGGCTTGTCTAAATTTAAATTACGCTCGATTTCTTCTTTTATTTTAATACTAGTTCCTTGAGGCACACTAGCAAAAACCACACTTCCTTTAGCATGATAAATCATCACAAAGCATAAAAAACTTGCAAAAATCATCAAAAAAAACGCCCATAAAAGGCGTTTAAAAATGAGTTTTAACACTAATTTTTGCTCCACTCATAAGCATTCCAAGTAAAACCTACCCCATGGTGACCTAAAATGTGAGGTTTTATACCTTGGATATTTTTAGCAAAAACTAAAGGATAATCAATATAAGCTATAAATAAAAACGCAGGATCTTTATGCAATGCATCGATAAATTCTTTATAGTGTTTTTTTCTTTCGTTTACATCAAGCGAATTTCTAGCCTTTGTTAAAGCCTCATCAACTTTAGCATTTTGATAATGGCCAAAATTCCATCCACTTGAGTTTAAAGCACTATCTTGAGAGCTTGCAAAAACTCTAAAGGTGTGAAAATCAGGATCATAAGGACTACCCCAACCCACTAAAAAGCTATCAATTTTCGTATAATCAAAACTTCCACTTGGCTTAGCTACCGCTTTTGCTTTTATGCCAAGCTTTAAAAACTCACTTTGTAAGATATTTACCAAAGCCACTCTTAGTGGATCTTCACTCATAGCATACATTTCAAAGCTAAATTCTTTGCCATTTTTTTCTAAAATGCCATTTTTATTTTTCGCAAAGCCCGCTTTTGCTAAAAGCTCATTTGCTTTTTTTACATCATAAGCATAGCTTGCAAATTCTTTAGGATTTGCCCATGATTTTTCTAAAGGATGATTTGCTACCTTTCCAAAAGAATGCAAAAGTGAATTTATAATAGCTTGTTTATCAATAGCATAATTTAGCGCTAAACGCACATTTTGATCTTTTAAAAACTCATGATTAAGATTAAACATCAAAGCACGGTAATCAGCCGAAGGTTCTATAAGCATTTTAAAGTTTTTATCATTTTCAAAATTTGAAGCTAAAGCAAAATCAACCAAAGCTACATCAATAGAACCATTTTTAAGTTCAATTGCGCTAATGCTTGGATCTTTAATGTGTTTTAGTATGAGTTTTGGTGTTTTTACCTTAGCTAAATGATAATTTTCATTTGCTTCTAAGATCATGTATTGACCTTGTTTCCATTGCTTTAGCTTATAAGATCCTGTTCCTATAGGCATTTGATTAAATTTAGTGGTATTTAAATTTTCTTTTTCAAGTAAATGTTTTGGTAAAATCCCTACACTCAAAGCGTCTAAAAATGCAGGAAAAGGCTTTGAAAGTGTGATAGACAAGTGATAATCATCGATGATTTTTACTTCTTTAACTGCGTCAAAATTTACTTTTGAAGGCGAGTTTAGCTTCTCATCTTTTAAAGCATTTATACTAAATTCCACATCCTTGGCACTAAATTTAGCCCCATCATGCCACGACACATCATCTCTTAAAGTAAATTCATAAACAAGTCCATCTTTGCTAACTTTCCAAGAGCTAGCAAGATCAGGCGCTAGATTCATATTCTCATCAAAGCGTGTAAGTCCTGAAAACACAAGTGCAATCGCCACATCATGATCTTCACTAAAAAGCGGATTAATACGCTCTGGTTCATTCTCCACTGCGATGATGATAGTATCTTTTGGTGTAGCGGCAAAAAGATTTAAAGCACAAAAAAGCATTATAAAAAATCGCAACATAATTTACCTTTCTTTTTAAATAATTTCAAATTATAACATTAACTTGGCACTATGGAGTTTTTTCGTGCGGTTTTTTGGAGTGAGAATATGCAAAGTAAAAGTATAATACTATATAAAACACTAGTAGATTTTATAACATTTGATGTGATTTCATCTTGCTTTATAGCTTTAGAAATTTCGGTATATTTTTTACCTAAAAATTCTGTTGCTATGGTTAAATTTTGTTCTTTTAAATCTAAGATATTATCTTTGCTTTCTATGATTAACTTTTTAGCCACATCTAGTTCTACAAAAGAAACATCTTGATAATGCCCAGATAGGTTAAAATCCTTATGAGAAATTTTTGCAAGATTTATAATAGAACTAGAATTTAAATCTTGAATGGCTTTTTCAATTTTACTTTCATGAAGTTTTTCTGATGAAAAAACACCTATAAAAGGGTTGATAAATTGTGGTGTTTCAATTAAAACAGCAAAAAAAACAATATATGCAAAAGCTACAATAAAAAAACGCGGGTATTTTCCATAAAAAAACATCAAACTAACAAAAGAAACCAATAAAATATAACAACATATAATAATAGGCTCTGGATTTTGAAAACATAGTAATAAAAATACACCATATCCTATACTCACAATTAAAAAAATTCGAAATGTGCATAATTTAAATATATTTTTGCGAGCAATAAATAACAAAAAAGCTATAATTACAACCGTTGCAAAAGCTAATGCAACTATAAAACCAAAAACCGATTTAACAGCACTGTCGCTTTGTAGCCAAAAAAGAAGCGAAGCGTACAGTGCAATCATTACAACTGTGAAATTAAGTATTTTTAAAAAACTTGTGTGATGATTGCTAGTGTTTCTATATACAAATAACAATGTAAAATTAATCCATTCAGTAAAATTATATAATTCTTCTTTTAAAAATTTTGCAGTAGTATTTTTAGAATCTATATTATCATTTATGCTTATAGCTTTTATTATAGTTTCTTTTTCTTTTGCATAAAGTTCTAGTTTATGCCATTCCTGAGCTTCTAAAATATTATTTTGGCTTATCAAAACATCTTTTATAACTCTGAAAGAATCTTTTAAATTTTTAGCATATCTTAATTGATGTTTATTATTAATC of Campylobacter lari contains these proteins:
- a CDS encoding ATP-binding cassette domain-containing protein; this encodes MFLEVKNLSKSYKFKKHWYLKEEEIFVFKDVSFSLKQNENLLLCGESGSGKSTLAKILCMLECANTGEVLFENENILNLDFNTQRKLRQKIQYIFQDQKLALNPYKSTKKLLLDVYENFKLKPDFEELFKLFDAFELEKDILNLKPSKLSGGQSQRLGLIRALLLRPKLLILDEITAALDVVTAYKILNYLHAFQKTHDITYIFISHQEKILQDICHKKVFLQ
- a CDS encoding ATP-binding cassette domain-containing protein — encoded protein: MIEISNLNLSFKDKILLKDVNLNLEDGKALAIMGKSGAGKSLLLKSMIKLFDKHYKLNAQKFQIDQKDILNLEEKELNALRTKVNLLFQDVYGSFYPLVDIGGYFNIVLKTHTNLSTKEIKEKAFYYFECLGLKNHDLLWHSFIYQLSGGMARRIQMALALLSGAKYLLCDEITSSLDRANEEKIITILKELKAQFKNLIFITHDINLAKELCDEVVIIEDKTLLYQMPMKEFLNNPKGIFAKELLNYFENENVFRS
- a CDS encoding ABC transporter permease encodes the protein MRKFCVMMILLSFILALFAPLISSYDPNLVDLSKAKIAPNLSHIFGTDLLGRDVFTRILYALRVSLFVGVMAAFFSVLFACVYVFLTRFFAYAFFARVIDMLLALPSLLVIMFFQSFLAGSLWSMIFIIALGHFAFVAKVLDAQLNKFQKLEFYQNAIILGSSKMKALFSELLPACWNLLFVLFVLNIAHAITSEATLSFFGLGVELWTPSLGNMLNEASKAVFLGFWWMIVFPVAFILMLILPLLALGNDLQEEIKA
- a CDS encoding NAD(P)H-quinone oxidoreductase subunit 3, which codes for MTHATIEHQYFGIFAMLVIASVIFFTLVYISSKIGSKLASCNRKKLGLGIYECGPMASKQANKINSQFFVFALIFILLDIEVVFLFPWAVIFKDLTAELSKYGLSLFALVEVFVFILLLAIGFLYAYKKGAFAWQSIKK
- a CDS encoding ABC transporter permease, which codes for MFKRLLWAFFLMIFASFLCFVMIYHAKGSVVFASVPQGTSIKIKEEIERNLNLDKPLLEQYENWLFNALKGDFSYSLISGEKVSEILKEKLPYTIILGSLAFFILFVLSLVLALFCVLYKDSFLDKFITFLTMSFFALPAFSLSLMLILVFAVFFKLFPSSAIADIGFEDDVFNRLWHLFLPVCALVLSHLAVFVRFIRTSLIDSLNQSFIESAFARGLSKTRIYLHFVLKDAFGSILAYFGASFVSFLMGTYIVESVFSYEGVGNLVIKSILFKDYPVVLAVVIFSILVVVLVNLIVEIICKMINPRFANA
- a CDS encoding ABC transporter substrate-binding protein, whose protein sequence is MLRFFIMLFCALNLFAATPKDTIIIAVENEPERINPLFSEDHDVAIALVFSGLTRFDENMNLAPDLASSWKVSKDGLVYEFTLRDDVSWHDGAKFSAKDVEFSINALKDEKLNSPSKVNFDAVKEVKIIDDYHLSITLSKPFPAFLDALSVGILPKHLLEKENLNTTKFNQMPIGTGSYKLKQWKQGQYMILEANENYHLAKVKTPKLILKHIKDPSISAIELKNGSIDVALVDFALASNFENDKNFKMLIEPSADYRALMFNLNHEFLKDQNVRLALNYAIDKQAIINSLLHSFGKVANHPLEKSWANPKEFASYAYDVKKANELLAKAGFAKNKNGILEKNGKEFSFEMYAMSEDPLRVALVNILQSEFLKLGIKAKAVAKPSGSFDYTKIDSFLVGWGSPYDPDFHTFRVFASSQDSALNSSGWNFGHYQNAKVDEALTKARNSLDVNERKKHYKEFIDALHKDPAFLFIAYIDYPLVFAKNIQGIKPHILGHHGVGFTWNAYEWSKN